CCGCTTCTTTGCGCGAAATTCCGCAATCCGTCAGTATCATCACCAACCAGCAGGTCAAAGACCGCAATGTTGACACCTTCGACCAACTGGCACGCAAAACGCCCGGCCTGCGCGTGTTGAGCAACGACGACGGACGCTCTTCGGTTTATGCGCGTGGTTACGAATACAGCGAATACAACATCGACGGCCTGCCCGCGCAGATGCAGAGTATCAACGGCACGCTGCCCAACCTGTTCGCCTTCGACCGTGTGGAAGTGATGCGCGGGCCGAGCGGACTGTTCGACAGCAGCGGCGAGATGGGCGGTATCGTGAATCTGGTGCGCAAACGCCCGACCAAAGCGTTCCAAGGTCATGTTGCGGCAGGGTTCGGTACGCACAAACAATATAAAGCCGAGGCGGACGTATCGGGCAGCCTCAATTCAGACGGCAGCGTGCGCGGCCGCGTGATGGCGCAGACCATCGGCGCGTCTCCCCGTCCTGCTGAGAAAAACAACCACCATGAAACCTTCTATGCGGCAGCGGATTGGGACATCAACCCCGATACGGTTTTGGGCGCGGGCTATCTTTACCAGCAACGCCACCTCGCGCCGTACAACGGCCTGCCTGCCAATGCCGACGGCAAATTACCGTCCCTGCCGCAACACGTATTTGTCGGCGCGGATTGGAACCGATTCAAAATGAACAGCCACGACGTGTTCGCCGATTTGAAACATTACTTCGGCAACGGCGGTTACGGCAAAGTCGGTATGCGCTATTCCGACCGCAATGCCGACTCCAACTATGCCTTTGCCGGCAGCAAGCTGGGCATGAAAACCCCGGCAGGCCGCCCGGGCTGCAATACGGCTGACGACAAAGCCTGCGCGGTGGGTTTGGGTACAGAAATCAAACAAAAAGCCCTCGCGTTTGACGCCAGCTACAGCCGGCCTTTCCGCTTGGGCAATACGGCCAACGAATTTGTCATTGGCGCCGATTACAACCGTTTCCGCAGCACCAACGAACAAGGCCGTACTACTTTATATGCACGCGGCGGCCTGGCTTTAAACGAGTTCCGCAGCATACCGCAGGTTGATTTGATTGCCAACGCGCGCAAAGGCGTGCGCGGTTACAGCCATACCGTCGCTACCGAAAACCTCGACGAATTCGGCATTTACGGCAAATCCGTCTTCCATCCGGTCGACGGGCTGTCGCTCATCGGCGGCGGACGTTTGGGACACTACAAAATCGAAGCGGGCGAAGGCGACGAGTTGCACAAAGCCAGCAAAACCAAGTTCACCGGCTACGCAGGCGCGGTTTACGACTTGAACGACAACAACAGCCTCTACCTGAGCCTGTCCCAGCTCTACACACCGCAAACCAACCTCGATGCCGACGGCAAGCTGCTCAAACCGCGCCAAGGCAACCAGTTTGAAGTCGGCTACAAAGGCAGCTACATGGACGACCGCCTCAATACCCGAGTTTCGTTCTACCGCATGAAGGATAAAAACGCCGCCGCACCGTTGAACCCGAAAGACCGCAACACCCGTTACGCCGCATTGGGCGAGCGCGTGATGGAAGGCGTTGAGACCGAAATCAGCGGCGCGGTTACACCGAAATGGCAAATCCATGCAGGTTACAGCTATCTGCACAGCCAAATCAAAGCCGCCTCCAATTCGCGCGACGACGGCATCTTCCTGCTGATGCCCAAACACAGCGCGAACCTGTGGACAACTTACCAAGTTACGTCCGGGCTGACCATCGGCGGCGGCGTGAACGCGATGAGCGGCATTACTTCATCTGCAGGGATGCATGCAGGCGGTTATGCCACGTTCGATGCGATGGCGGTAT
Above is a window of Neisseria sp. Marseille-Q6792 DNA encoding:
- a CDS encoding TonB-dependent siderophore receptor, which translates into the protein MSVFRINMTAATVLAALSSSVFAAQTADLETVHIKGQRSYNAIATEKNGDYSSFAATVGTKIPASLREIPQSVSIITNQQVKDRNVDTFDQLARKTPGLRVLSNDDGRSSVYARGYEYSEYNIDGLPAQMQSINGTLPNLFAFDRVEVMRGPSGLFDSSGEMGGIVNLVRKRPTKAFQGHVAAGFGTHKQYKAEADVSGSLNSDGSVRGRVMAQTIGASPRPAEKNNHHETFYAAADWDINPDTVLGAGYLYQQRHLAPYNGLPANADGKLPSLPQHVFVGADWNRFKMNSHDVFADLKHYFGNGGYGKVGMRYSDRNADSNYAFAGSKLGMKTPAGRPGCNTADDKACAVGLGTEIKQKALAFDASYSRPFRLGNTANEFVIGADYNRFRSTNEQGRTTLYARGGLALNEFRSIPQVDLIANARKGVRGYSHTVATENLDEFGIYGKSVFHPVDGLSLIGGGRLGHYKIEAGEGDELHKASKTKFTGYAGAVYDLNDNNSLYLSLSQLYTPQTNLDADGKLLKPRQGNQFEVGYKGSYMDDRLNTRVSFYRMKDKNAAAPLNPKDRNTRYAALGERVMEGVETEISGAVTPKWQIHAGYSYLHSQIKAASNSRDDGIFLLMPKHSANLWTTYQVTSGLTIGGGVNAMSGITSSAGMHAGGYATFDAMAVYRFTPKLKLQINADNIFNRHYYARVGGANTFNIPGSERSLTANLRYSF